One Methylophaga marina DNA window includes the following coding sequences:
- a CDS encoding lysozyme inhibitor LprI family protein → MKYFLFSLLFIVSPLTHAQALCPMTSAEAQQSCLDEKLQSAIDHMVSDLTIIKRRHADNKALLKSLELSQQTWDAYRKTQCLNVYQTWQKHQNQTAMTASCAIELTRQRHQFLQNYYLK, encoded by the coding sequence ATGAAATATTTTTTATTTAGCCTGCTTTTTATTGTCTCACCACTGACTCATGCACAAGCACTATGCCCAATGACGAGTGCCGAGGCGCAGCAAAGTTGTTTAGATGAAAAATTACAATCAGCGATTGATCATATGGTGAGTGACTTAACCATCATTAAACGACGCCATGCTGATAACAAGGCATTGCTAAAATCACTGGAATTATCTCAGCAAACCTGGGACGCCTATCGCAAGACACAATGTCTTAATGTGTATCAGACCTGGCAAAAGCATCAAAATCAAACCGCCATGACGGCCAGTTGTGCTATTGAATTGACCAGACAACGCCATCAATTTCTACAGAATTATTACCTGAAGTAA
- the ribF gene encoding bifunctional riboflavin kinase/FAD synthetase, with product MPKIIRGFHNLPASPQGCVATIGNFDGVHLGHQAVLTQLAMKGDTLKLPAVVITFEPQPFEYFVPEKAPARLTRFREKVEALRCYSIQQLCVLRFNQRLAEMSAELFIQKLLVEGLNVKYLVVGDDFRFGCERKGDFALLQEAGKKYGFQVVNMHTFAIDQNRVSSTRIRNALSSGDLVLAEKLLGRPYRMSGRVAHGDKRGRKMGFPTANIHLHRHKIPLTGVFAVQLFGIDEEPVNGVANIGIRPTIGGNKALLEVHLFDFKREIYGEHVQVFFLHKIRDEQRFDGLEQLIAQIHLDAEQARQYFSQV from the coding sequence ATGCCGAAAATCATTCGCGGTTTTCATAATTTACCTGCTTCACCACAAGGGTGTGTCGCTACCATTGGTAATTTTGATGGTGTTCACTTAGGCCATCAGGCGGTATTAACTCAATTAGCCATGAAAGGCGATACGCTGAAATTACCTGCCGTAGTGATAACTTTTGAGCCGCAGCCTTTTGAATATTTTGTACCAGAAAAAGCCCCAGCCAGACTGACGCGGTTTCGTGAAAAAGTGGAAGCATTGCGTTGTTATTCCATTCAGCAGTTATGTGTCTTGCGCTTCAATCAACGCTTGGCAGAGATGTCAGCTGAACTGTTTATTCAAAAATTATTAGTGGAAGGTTTGAACGTCAAATATTTAGTCGTAGGGGATGACTTTCGCTTTGGTTGTGAAAGAAAAGGGGATTTTGCGTTGCTACAGGAAGCCGGCAAAAAATATGGCTTCCAAGTTGTGAATATGCATACCTTTGCCATTGATCAAAATCGGGTGAGTAGTACGCGCATAAGAAATGCTCTGAGCAGCGGTGATTTAGTATTGGCTGAAAAATTATTAGGACGCCCATACAGAATGAGTGGTCGTGTCGCCCATGGTGATAAGCGCGGCCGCAAGATGGGCTTTCCCACTGCGAATATCCATTTACATCGCCATAAAATTCCACTGACAGGTGTTTTTGCTGTGCAGTTATTTGGTATTGATGAAGAGCCGGTCAATGGCGTAGCGAATATTGGTATTCGACCTACCATCGGTGGAAATAAAGCCTTGCTTGAAGTGCATTTGTTTGATTTTAAAAGAGAAATATATGGAGAGCATGTCCAAGTATTTTTCTTACACAAGATTCGTGATGAACAGCGTTTTGATGGCCTGGAGCAACTCATTGCTCAGATTCATCTGGATGCGGAGCAGGCACGCCAATATTTTTCACAGGTTTGA
- a CDS encoding exodeoxyribonuclease VII small subunit: MAAKQKKLDYEAAVKELEALVERLEDGDISLEESLKLYERGVLLTRDCQESLQAAEQKVQMLLQQSGQSNMVDFDPETGDA, translated from the coding sequence ATGGCAGCGAAACAAAAAAAGCTGGATTATGAAGCTGCAGTTAAAGAGCTGGAAGCATTAGTTGAACGCTTAGAAGATGGCGATATTAGTCTGGAAGAATCCCTTAAACTTTATGAACGTGGTGTATTACTGACGCGTGATTGCCAGGAGTCACTGCAAGCAGCAGAACAAAAAGTACAAATGCTGTTACAACAATCTGGCCAAAGCAATATGGTAGATTTCGACCCGGAAACTGGTGACGCGTGA